TTCGCAAACCTAAAGTATTTTACAGTTTAGAAGATTTTGACGGTAGTGAAAAGTTGCCGCTAATTAACGTTGATGATGAAACTATAAAAGAAGTTGATATTATTTGGGAAAGTATGAAAAGACTTGTAGAATCAGGTAACTTTTTTCTGGTTGCACCTATCATAGAGCAAATGATTGAATCAACATTAAACCCTTTTAAAATAAGCCCAATAAAAATTTCATCAGATTTCAGAATTTTTTTGCCAGAATATGATTTAGAAATAGTAATGGGTCATCTTACAAAAGCAATTTATTTTCTTTTTCTAATTGTAAATGAACCGATTGATATCAAAGATATGTCAAAGTTTGAAGATCATTTGCTGAATATCTATTTAGAAATCTCAAACAGAAATTCTTATGAGAATTTGACAGACAGCGTGAAAGCAGTAGTAGAACCTGGCAATGAATTGATTTATATGCATATTTCAAGAATTAGGAGCGCATTCGCAAAGAAATTTAGATACTCATATTATTCACAGTATGAAATTAGCGGAGACAGGGGAAAACCAAAATCAATAAGATTAGACCGAAAATTAGTTGAATGGGATTCTGAAATTGAGTTTGCAAGATTGCAAAAGTAAAAAGAGATTGTTATTCATTTTATCTTTGAATAAGCAAAGAAGATGGATTTAGCAAATAACGTACTTTTGGGTTGTATTGCGGGAGATGTAATCGGTTCTGCTTTTGATTATACAAACCTAAAAACAACGAGTTTTAACCTTTTTAGTAAAAACGCAAAATTTTCAAGAGCTACGGTGATGACAATGGCAGTAGCGGATGCTTTGATGAACGGGAAAGACCTTGAGGAGAATATATGGGATTTTACAACAAGATATAACAGAGTAAAGTATAACGAAAACTTTGTGAAATGGCTTCTAAAGGACGAAACTTACATTGAGTTTGCAGATGATAATTACTCTCTAGTTCGTATTGCTCCTGTGGGGCTTTTTGCCAATAATCTAAAAGATTTGGAACGTAAATCAAGACGTTCTGTTTTAGCAACACACGTTTCATCAAGTGTAATGTTTTATGCTCAAAATTTAGCGAAGGCTATTTATTTATTTCATCTTGATTATACGAAAGAATATGTTGCCGACTATCTTTTTAAAAATCATAAAAACGATTTCATTGGTACAATGGAGAACATAAGGCCCGGTTCTTTATTTTATCCAAGTGCCGAGTTCAGTTTTTATTATGGATATATGTCATTTTATAACAGTATTGATTTTGAAGATGCTATTAGAAATGCTATTTCTTGTGGTGGAGGGGATTCGAGTTCAGTCGCAACCGTTGCAGGTGCATTGGCAATGTCATATTATGGAAATATGCCACAGGAAATTGCTGAATTTGTAATGATTAAACTCCCCAACGAGTTTGCAGAATTAATCATACAATTTCAGGAAAAAAGTAACAAAAGAAAAGAAGTACTTTTTTAATGAATGCAGGACAGCTACGAAATATTATTCAGTTTATGTTGTTTTATTTTGTAATTTTGAAAAACATCAACGGATAAAAAGTGTAAGACTTTTTTGCTTTAGTTCAGTGAACGGCTAATTTACAAGAACAAACAATGGGCAAATAGGTTTAGCACACTTGCTTTATGGCGAGTGGCTATTCCTGCTTTATTGTTTGAGGTTTTAGCCGACCTACTGAATTAGAGCGTGGATTTAGTCCTCGCTTTTTTTTATATTATTATTTATGGCAATTACATTTATTATTTATTTTGCGGTCAGTTATTTCATAGCTGCAAAACTTGGTGCAACGAGAAAAATTGGATTCTGGGGTTGCTTAATTGTGTGTCTTATACTTTCACCTTTAGGAGGTGTAATTGTTGCCCTGCTCACTAAAAGTAATGAAAACGGTGTAGTGGCAAATAAACCAATACACCCGATTTATTCAAACAAGGGTGAGCGACGTCAAATCATAGTTACAGGAGGTGGGACAGATGAGATGCGAAAGTTTTTACGTGGATTGTTTTCAAAGCTAGAGCAAGAAGTTTGGAAAACTGAAACCCATTTGACAGCGGAGCAAAAACGTGAAAAAATAATTGAAATTGTGGTTAATGTTTCTAAAAGCAATTTATATCCCGATGTACCGAAGTATGCTACCAAATATCAAATCAATCAAATAGAAGCCAAACAAACAATACAAGAGGAAATATCGAGGTTCTTTATGATTTTAAATTAAAATATAACTCTATAAAAAATGAAAAAAAGGAAAGGCTTAACGACCAAAGAATTATATGAGTACACTTTAGATACAAAATTAGGATTTCATTCTTATTATGATGATCGCTTGGGCGTTCCAAGACTTGAGGAACCAACTTATAGAGATTTTTTAACTTTAATAATACGTTCAAATAGTTCTCAAACTATTATAGAAGCTCTTAATAATGAGGCTAAAGATTATGGGAATTTAAAATACAATAAATTAAGCAAAATTGTCAGTTTGATTTATGAACAGAGATATAAAGACAAACTTAGTTGTCCTGTTTCTGATGCTTTTCTTAACGTTACTAGTGACGAGTGGTTAAATACTAACTTCTCTCCTGGAGCTGTTTTAGCTTTAATAAACTATTTAAAGTCAGGGAGGATTGATTATAGCCATCTTAATCAAATCTCAACAAGGCAAGGAGGATGTTTGGGTGTGGTAATTTTATTAGGTACAATTATGTCATCAGCTACTTTGGTTGTCATTTGTGTTTTGGTTTTTTTATCGAATTAGATTTATTTTATGGGTTTTTTAGACTTTTTAAAATCTGGAACATTGAGCGGTACTGTTCAACATTTTGTTTTGACGTATTATCAAATGTGTGAGATGTTTCGTAGAGGAGGAGAAACTGATTTTGTGCCGCAAGAGATATTTGTTGGAATACTGTATTCTCGAAATGTTGCAGCAAGGCAAATTGGTAATTCTCGACTTTACGACCGTGTTAATATAAATGATTTGACTGATTATGTTGAAGAGGATTTTGCACTCTTTATTATGTTTGTGCTTATGCTGGATACTGCGGCGCACAGAAATGCGTTTAGGCTTGACCCTGTTGATTATTATAATAAAGTAAATAAGTATTTATTAAGATACGGTTATAACAATGCGACAAATCGTAATTTCCTTAAAGTAAATTCTTTACCCAACTTTTTTTATCAGATGGTGGGACCAGTATAAAATTAATCTAGCACTCTTTGATGTCACTTCAAGAATTGAAAAATAAAAAACACTTTATACAATATCATAAAAGTGTAGTTTGATAATTAATTTCTTTGTCAAAATTTGTAATTAATAAACAATTAACATAAACATTATGAAAAACTTTTTATCACTCTTGGCAATTGCTATTCTT
The sequence above is a segment of the Chryseobacterium taklimakanense genome. Coding sequences within it:
- a CDS encoding ADP-ribosylglycohydrolase family protein, which gives rise to MDLANNVLLGCIAGDVIGSAFDYTNLKTTSFNLFSKNAKFSRATVMTMAVADALMNGKDLEENIWDFTTRYNRVKYNENFVKWLLKDETYIEFADDNYSLVRIAPVGLFANNLKDLERKSRRSVLATHVSSSVMFYAQNLAKAIYLFHLDYTKEYVADYLFKNHKNDFIGTMENIRPGSLFYPSAEFSFYYGYMSFYNSIDFEDAIRNAISCGGGDSSSVATVAGALAMSYYGNMPQEIAEFVMIKLPNEFAELIIQFQEKSNKRKEVLF